The Anaerolineales bacterium nucleotide sequence GAAGATGTCGGCCCCTTTGTCGAGGAGGATGCCGACCCGGATCAGGTCGTTCTCCAGGAAGGCTACCCGCATGCCTTTGTAGGTGTAGTCCAGCGATATCCGGCAGCCTTGCTTTCTTCCCCACGTATACATGTTTGATCCTCCGCCCGCCTCAGGTTTCCCCGGCTCGGTTTCTCGTCACCCTAATCATCTGGCCGGATCGATGTCCGGTTCTTCTCCATCCGGATCCGCTGGGGCCGGCGCCCGGCCGATCACCCGTGACCATGTCTTGCTTACGAGTCGGCCGAAGTCAGCCCGCCACATGTCGAGAAAGACCGCCAGGATGATGATCGCGCCCAGGGTGATGTTCTGCCACGATGTCGGAATGGCGTTCAGATTCAACCCGTTCTGGACGACGACGATGATCGTTGCGCCGATCAACGAGCCGAGGATGTGGCCGGATCCGCCGGCCAGGCTGGTGCCACCGACCACGACTGCTCCGATTGCTTGCAGCTCCGTCCCTACACCGTAGTTGGGCGAGCCGGAGTTCAGGCGGGCCGTCAACAGGATCGCTCCGATGCCAGCCATCAGGCCGGCGATGACGAATGCGATCAGCCGGGTCTGGTTGACATTGATCCCGGAAAGCCTGGCGGCCGATGCGTTCCCGCCGATAGCATAAATCCTCCTGCCGCTCGGTGTGTACTTCAGGAATCCCCAGCCTACAGCGTAGAGGATCAAGACGTAGAAGAACGGCAGGGCGATCCCGGACAGCTTCCCGTAGAACCATGGCTCAAGGGAGTCTGAAACCGAGAAGATCGGCGAGCCATCGTTGAAGAGGAACGCGATCCCGCGGTAGATGCTCAAGGTGGCGAGGGTCACGATGAACGATGGGATCCGGCCGTACGATGACAGGAACCCGTTGACGGCACCCAGGATGAGGCTGATGACCAGAACGACGGCGACAGCCGATGGCACGGACATCCCCACGAACTTGATCAGGGAAGCCATGATCATGGTGAGCAGTGCAATGGCGGACCCCGGGGAGAGGTCGATCCCGCCAGTCAGGATGACCAGCGTCGAGCCGATGGCGACAATGGCCACAATACTCGCCTGCAAGGCGACGTTGTTGAGGTTGTCCAGCAGCATGAATCGATCCGTCGACAGCCCGACGGCGATCGACACGACAATCAGCGAGATGATCGGCCCCATCACCGGCACGCGTGATAGGAATGACCGTCTAGGTCTCATAGAGCCGTCCTTCGGCCGGATGGCTGGAGCGTGATGCCAGCTCAAGCAACCTGGTCTCGGTCAGTTGGTTGGAGGGCAGGATCTGGAGGATCCGCTTGTTGCGCACGATGGCGATTCGATCACTCATCGCCAACAACTCCGGGTAGTCGGAACTGATTAGCAGGATGGCGATCCCCAGCGCGGTCAGCTCGTTGATGATGTTGTAGACCTCGATCCGCGCCCCGACATCCACCCCCTGGGTGGGCTCATCCAGGATCAGTAGGCGGGCTTTCGAAAACAGCCAACGGGCGAGGATCACCTTTTGCTGGTTCCCCCCCGAGAG carries:
- a CDS encoding ABC transporter permease produces the protein MRPRRSFLSRVPVMGPIISLIVVSIAVGLSTDRFMLLDNLNNVALQASIVAIVAIGSTLVILTGGIDLSPGSAIALLTMIMASLIKFVGMSVPSAVAVVLVISLILGAVNGFLSSYGRIPSFIVTLATLSIYRGIAFLFNDGSPIFSVSDSLEPWFYGKLSGIALPFFYVLILYAVGWGFLKYTPSGRRIYAIGGNASAARLSGINVNQTRLIAFVIAGLMAGIGAILLTARLNSGSPNYGVGTELQAIGAVVVGGTSLAGGSGHILGSLIGATIIVVVQNGLNLNAIPTSWQNITLGAIIILAVFLDMWRADFGRLVSKTWSRVIGRAPAPADPDGEEPDIDPAR